The following are encoded together in the Malaya genurostris strain Urasoe2022 chromosome 3, Malgen_1.1, whole genome shotgun sequence genome:
- the LOC131439395 gene encoding uncharacterized protein LOC131439395, producing the protein MMMLLLRDKLSLCVSSVATIVGSVALLALIMVNFGRPVQAHVALTFPPARKYDLDFLDNSRTKAPCGMPKGSLKTSFLAGSTFNVSWHLAYPHRGGFRLEVLDQKERPILNLTRSAKGRKFLRDDATAQQFQVTLPRDFTCPDCTIRLTRQADEWGSNYLFWSCADVDIVQRKEYRESCSGHGKFIARCKCEKKFYGNRCEYWDECVTNQDCGLQGTCVDLGGTSLPRKQCYCRLGWFGPGCSKKSPIKSTDIDYSLYKQKNLSPDLNVHWRVLKEQSEIEVVLRVNGTSWVGLGWRPRRLTAECKNFPLIGVAAEAGSAEPEPGAEPEPGAEPNAEPEPGSEPEPGSEPEPEGTAEPTSEPASHPEPALEGSAEPEPKSEPEPEPKSEPEPNSEPEPALAEPEPEVASEPEPESTSEPEPAAEVEAEPGAEPKAEPKSKKSKRATGGDSHPPSSEPEPESSPKAEPEPKSEPASEPEPKAETTAKPKPAAQKKVNLWTPRHDFNPMDCTDIVIGTARGENHRVWDYYTRDRSTPRLDTFWGGKSDLTATGGFEVDGVTTIVFRRKLAANEPTDHSFVDDLMHVIWAKGQEPGAYVHSPPSGLEKEPSSVPDFYMRDELKYHGHRMQRGVSQINFLEEKRLEPIVAAEGTATGGITDVAAAVPSGPKSHELDNECHGFWKFPRDCEPAKFNCEYYASWQVVGKGDAVTFHIETNNTQTWTGIGFSDNQKMSQTDAIIGWVDKNGRPFLMDTWINGYSAPKLDDRQDLYNASGKIANGLTILDFSRKRDTSDESDLAFTEDHCLYLMFPLNGGIFNPVNKKIRKHDSTPVVTDSRVCVKSCPQLFENLFNEASTPAPERLAYAASIRLTNLASAFKIPETGTAEYNDLAKSITDNFNGMLKGVGGFYKTDVVNFEMDQAGVLVNMNILLNKDGIESNLVDDPAKLEQTIQHLIQNNLSSGKVGALSVDPEFLEFMTLEYKQPINNEPSFFERAGTRLYTILGCIAALVFIAIVQASCTIYKTRKTKQMRDQLIPNSAWKDYSSNTNYAFDNFEADTKSHGKHRSDRGYSNGNSQQTTLQMSHSPNKSQYYEIDRTDGMHRNGDHRNGSRSGHDPRGGDRSYSDRAYSLPRPMHQQQQQQQQQQQQQSHHQQGQMQRPGSEYYTHDRRTQQKRPGNSSGAHYATSSITGNGNGMHYQQASQPPPQHGGSHMPESSDLYFTPTQRKYSGEVVRVFVDYNKDKK; encoded by the exons GGTGGCTTCCGGCTCGAAGTGCTTGACCAGAAGGAGCGGCCAATTTTGAATTTGACACGTAGCGCTAAGGGAAGGAAATTTTTGCGAGATGATGCAAC AGCACAGCAGTTTCAGGTGACGCTTCCACGCGACTTCACCTGTCCGGACTGTACGATACGGTTGACCCGGCAGGCTGACGAGTGGGGCAGCAACTATCTGTTCTGGTCCTGTGCGGATGTGGACATCGTTCAGCGCAAGGAATACCGAGAGTCCTGCTCTGGCCATGGCAAGTTCATTGCACGTTGCAAGTGCGAGAAAAAATTCTACGGCAATCGATGCGAGTACTGGGACGAATGTGTCACCAATCAGGATTGCGGTTTGCAGGGAACCTGTGTGGATTTGGGTGGAACTTCGTTACCACGCAAACAGTGCTACTGTCGACTGGGCTGGTTCGGACCGGGCTGTAGCAAAA AATCTCCTATCAAATCAACTGATATCGACTACTCACTGTACAAACAGAAAAATTTGTCACCCGACTTGAACGTGCACTGGCGTGTCCTCAAGGAGCAGAGTGAAATCGAGGTAGTCTTGAGGGTGAATGGTACCTCCTGGGTTGGTTTGGGATGGCGACCACGGCGACTGACGGCCGAATGTAAAAACTTCCCCCTGATTGGAGTGGCGGCTGAAGCCGGTTCAGCGGAACCTGAACCCGGTGCCGAACCGGAACCGGGGGCGGAACCGAACGCTGAGCCAGAGCCTGGTTCGGAACCGGAACCAGGAAGTGAACCAG AACCGGAAGGAACTGCAGAACCAACTTCTGAACCGGCTTCACACCCCGAACCGGCACTTGAAGGTTCGGCTGAACCGGAGCCGAAATCAGAACCAGAACCAGAACCGAAATCTGAGCCAGAACCAAACTCTGAACCAGAACCGGCTCTTGCCGaacctgaaccggaagttgctTCTGAACCGGAACCGGAGAGTACCTCGGAACCGGAGCCAGCGGCAGAAGTTGAAGCGGAACCCGGTGCCGAACCGAAAGCCGAACCAAAATCAAAGAAGAGTAAGCGTGCCACCGGAGGAG ATTCGCACCCGCCGAGTAGCGAACCGGAGCCCGAATCATCACCGAAAGCCGAACCCGAACCAAAATCCGAACCAGCGTCAGAGCCTGAACCAAAAGCCGAAACAACGGCTAAACCCAAACCGGCTGCTCAGAAGAAAGTAAATCTCTGGACCCCTCGGCACGATTTCAACCCGATGGACTGCACCGATATCGTGATCGGAACGGCACGTGGAGAGAACCATCGTGTGTGGGATTACTACACGCGAGATCGTTCCACACCACGGCTGGACACGTTCTGGGGTGGCAAGTCGGATCTGACGGCAACCGGTGGGTTCGAGGTGGACGGCGTTACGACCATCGTGTTCCGGCGTAAGCTGGCAGCCAACGAACCAACGGACCATTCGTTCGTTGACGATCTGATGCATGTCATCTGGGCCAAGGGCCAGGAACCCGGTGCCTACGTGCATTCGCCTCCGTCCGGTCTGGAAAAGGAACCGTCCAGCGTACCGGATTTCTACATGCGCGATGAGCTGAAGTACCACGGTCACCGGATGCAGCGAGGCGTTTCGCAGATTAACTTTTTGG AGGAGAAGCGACTCGAACCGATTGTAGCGGCCGAAGGAACGGCAACCGGCGGCATTACTGATGTAGCAGCTGCCGTGCCAAGCGGCCCAAAGAGTCACGAACTGGACAACGAATGTCACGGATTCTGGAAGTTCCCACGGGATTGCGAACCGGCCAAGTTCAACTGTGAATATTATGCCAGCTGGCAGGTGGTTGGCAAGGGAGACGCCGTCACGTTCCACATCGAAACCAACAACACCCAAACATGGACGGGAATTGGCTTCAGCGACAATCAGAAAATGTCCCAAACGGATGCCATTATCGGATGGGTCGATAAAAACGGCCGGCCGTTCCTGATGGACACCTGGATCAATGGTTATTCGGCACCGAAGCTGGACGACCGACAGGATCTGTACAACGCGTCGGGAAAGATCGCCAACGGGTTGACGATTTTGGATTTCAGCAGGAAGCGCGATACCAGCGATGAAAGTGATCTGGCCTTCACCGAAGATCACTGTCTGTATCTGATGTTCCCGCTGAACGGTGGCATCTTCAATCCGGTGAACAAGAAGATTCGAAAGCATGACTCCACACCGGTAGTGACGGACTCCCGGGTTTGTGTCAAATCATGTCCACAACTGTTCGAAAATCTGTTCAACGAAGCTTCCACGCCGGCTCCGGAACGACTAGCCTATGCAGCATCCATCCGTTTGACCAACTTGGCATCGGCGTTCAAAATCCCGGAGACGGGTACGGCGGAGTACAACGATTTGGCTAAATCGATTACGGATAATTTCAACGGAATGTTGAAGGGTGTCGGTGGATTCTACAAAACTGATGTGGTGAATTTTGAGAT GGATCAAGCTGGCGTTTTAGTCAACATGAACATCCTCTTGAACAAGGACGGCATCGAGAGTAATCTGGTGGATGATCCGGCCAAACTGGAGCAGACCATTCAACATTTGATCCAGAACAATTTGTCCTCCGGCAAGGTCGGAGCACTATCGGTCGATCCGGAGTTCCTAGAGTTTATGACACTGGAAT ACAAACAACCAATCAACAATGAGCCATCGTTCTTCGAACGAGCGGGAACGAGACTTTATACAATTCTGGGATGTATTGCCGCTCTGGTTTTCATCGCAATTGTCCAAGCCAGCTGCACCATCTACAAAACTCGCAAGACGAAACAGATGAGG GATCAGTTGATTCCGAATTCGGCCTGGAAGGACTACTCATCCAATACGAACTATGCGTTCGATAATTTCGAAGCTGACACGAAGAGTCACGGCAAACATCGTTCCGATCGTGGCTATAGCAACGGCAATAGTCAGCAGACGACACTGCAGATGTCGCACTCGCCGAATAAGTCGCAGTACTACGAAATCGATCGTACCGATGGAATGCACCGGAATGGTGACCACAG GAACGGCTCCCGCTCCGGACACGACCCCCGCGGTGGTGACCGATCGTATTCCGATCGGGCCTATTCGTTACCTCGGCCGATGcatcaacagcaacaacaacagcaacagcagcagcaacagcagtctCATCATCAGCAGGGACAGATGCAGCGACCCGGTTCCGAGTACTACACGCACGATCGGCGCACCCAGCAGAAACGCCCCGGTAACAGTTCAGGTGCCCACTACGCTACCAGCTCGATAACCGGTAACGGTAACGGAATGCACTACCAGCAAGCTAGTCAACCACCACCGCAACATGGCGGCAGCCACATGCCCGAATCGTCGGATTTGTATTTTACTCCCACGCAGAGGAAGTATTCCGGCGAGGTGGTGAGGGTCTTTGTTGATTATAACAAGGATAAGAAATAG